Genomic window (Gemmatimonadota bacterium):
GATCCACATCTTCGCACCGTTGAGCACCCACGAGTCTCCATCGCGAACAGCGTGCGTCCGCATGGCACCCGGATCCGACCCGGCGTCCGGTTCCGTCAGCCCGAAGCAGCCGACCACATCTCCCCGCGCCATCAGAGGGAGCCAGCGGTCCTTCTGCTCCTCTGATCCGTATCGGTGAATGGGGTACATGCACAAAGATCCCTGCACGGACACGAAGCTCCGAAGCCCGGAATCCGCGGCCTCCAGTTCCATGAGCGCAAGCCCGTAGGCCATGTCGCCCATGCCGGCACAGTCGTATCCGTCGATGGTCATGCCGAGAATGCCGAGTCCGGCGATTTCCGGGATGAGATCCCGCGGGAAGACCCCCTCTTCGAACCACTCCTCCGCGCCGGGCAGGTACCGATCGCGGACGAACCGGCGAACGGTCTTCTGGACGAGCTTTTCCTCGTCGGTCAGGGTCTCGTCGAGAGCGATCAGATCGTCGAGACTCACAGGGGTCGAATCCGCCATGACCTGCTATCTCCTGTGCTGTTCATCCATTCGGAGGCCGGGGAACGGCCACTTGTGCGGCGAGAGTACCCCACGCCCCCAACCCGCGCGAGGCAAACCGCGCCGCAGCCTCTCTTCCTCGCCGCTGGACTTTGACTGCTCCGTATGGGACCGTCCATCGATTGGCCCCCATGATAGAGAGAGGTTGCCCATGTCCGCTCCGCGTGTCGGGTCCGAAATCGGCCGCCTCCGGAAGGTGCTCGTCCATAAGCCCGGAATCGAACTGGCACGGCTCACCCCCCGGAATCGCGAGTCTTTCCTGTTCGAAGACATCCTCTGGGTGGAACGCGCCCGTGACGAACACGACCGATTCGTGGAACTCCTGCGCTCGCGCGGCGCGGAGGTGCTCCACCTGCGGACACTCCTGGAGGAAGTGCTGGAAGACGAAGGCCTGCGCCGCGAGGTCGTGAACCGACTTGTCCCCCCGGTCGTCTGCGGCCCACGGCTGTCGCGCTACCTCCGACGGCACCTGCGTGAATCCTCTCCGGCGGATCTCGTGGATGTGCTCCTGGGCGGGCTCCTCCGCGAAGACCTCAAGGCGCGCGGCATCGACCCGCTCTTCGCCGATCTCATCTCCGACCGCTACGACTGGGTGCTGCCGCCGCTTCCGAACCTCTTCTTCATGCGCGACAATGCGTCCTGGATCGGGGACGGCCTCTCGCTCAATGTCCTCGCGTCGCCCGCGCGAGCGTCGGAGTCGGTGCTCGTCCGCGCCATCTACCGGCATCACCCGCTCTTCGCCGATCTCGACTTCCCGACATGGTACGGAGACGAGGCCGCGGACCGTTTCCCCGCGACGGTCGAAGGCGGCGATATCCTGGTGCTGGACGAAGAGACGGTACTCATAGGCTGCGGCGAACGAACCGCGCCCGCGGCGGTGGAGATTCTCGCGCACCGGCTCTTCGACGGAAGTCCCGTGCGCAACATGATCGTCGCGCACTTCCGACGCGAGCGGGCTGTCATGCATCTCGACACCGTGCTCACGATGGTGGATGTGAACCGGTTCAACTTCTATCCCGGCATCCTCGACGGGCTGGAAGTGTACCTGCTTCGTCCCGGGCGCGGGGGCAAGCTCTCCGTGCTGCGAACCGACGGGCTGGAGAAGGCGATCGCCGCGTGCCTCCCGCGCGACGACACGCAGTTCATCACCTCGGGGAAGGATGGCATCGACCACATCCGCGAACAGTGGGACGATGGGCACAATACACTCGCGCTGGAACCGGGGGTGGTGGTCAGCTACGCTCGCAACCGCGAGACAAACCGCCGACTTCGCGACGCCGGCGTCGAGGTGCTGGAGCTGGACGCGTCCGAACTGTGCCGTGGGCGCGGGGGAAGCCGCTGCATGACGCAGCCTCTCCTCCGCGATGAAGTGGACTGGAACCGTTGATTCAAGAGGGCCGACGCCCGGCCCGGAGAAGGAACCGCCGATGACCCCATCTCTCCGAGGACGCCACTTTCTCACGCTGCTCGATTACACGCCCGGGGAGATCGCGCACCTGCTGGATCTCTCCGCATCGCTGAAGGCAGAGAAAGCCGCCCGGAAACGGCCGCGGCGGCTGGACGGAATGAACATCGCGCTGCTCTTTGAAAAGCCGTCCACGAGAACGCGCTGCGCCTTCACGGTCGCGGCGGCGGACGAAGGTGCGCACCCGGAGTACCTCGGCCGGGGCGACATCCAGATCGGCAAGAAGGAGAGCGTCAAGGACACGGCACGCGTGCTGGGCAGAATGTTCGACGGGATCCAGTTCCGCGGTTTCCGGCACGAGACGGTGGAGGAGCTGGCGCGGTGGGCTGGCGTGCCGGTATGGAACGGCCTGACCGACCGTTTCCATCCGACGCAGATCCTCGCGGACTTCCTGACCGTGCGCGAGAACTTCGACGGGCGCCTCGACGGAATCCGCTTCGCATATCTGGGCGACGGGCGGAACAACATGGCAAACTCGCTCATGGCCGGAGCGGCACGCACGGGCATGGACTTCCGGATCGGATCGCCGGAGTCACTGAGACCGGAGGAAGACCTGGTGGCCCGGTGTCGTGCGGATGCGTCCGAGACGGGCGGGAGAATCACGCTGACCGACTCCGTCGACGAAGCCGTGGAGGGAGCGGATGTGCTGTACACGGATGTCTGGGCCTCCATGGGCGAAGAAGACCGCATCGAGGAGCGGATCCACCTCCTGGGCGACTATCGCATCACGGAAGAGATGTTCGAAGCGACCGGAAACGCGAACGCCATCTTCCTGCACTGCCTCCCCTGCTTTCACGACACCGCCACGGAACTCGCGTCGGCGTTCCCGGGCATTCAGGAAGCCACGGACGGTGTTTTCGAGGGCGATCGATCACGCGTCTTCGATCAGGCGGAGAACCGTATGCACACGATCAAGGCCGTCATGGTGGCGACGCTGGCCGGATGAGGGCACTCATCCCGCAACGCCACGCAACCGTCCACTTGGCGCGACGGACATCAGAGCGTAGATTGACCCGGTTCCGGACCGCCCCACGGTCCGCAGTCCCACTTCAGCTGGAGGAGTCGTGAACGCCGTCGCCGCATTGAACCGCCCCTTTTCGATTCTCCGGGAGTATTCGGCGTTTCTAATCGCTGGATCCGTCGCCGCCATCGCCTGGGCCAATCTGGACCTGACTTCGTATCAGACATTCCTGCATCGGGTATGGGGACACCCCATGCTGTTCGGCCGGGAGATCGGGCACCACGGCTTCACCTTTCACTTTGCCGTGAACGACATCTTCATGGCGTTCTTCTTCGGGATCGCCACCAAGGAAGTCGTCGAGGCCTTCCTGCCCGGCGGCCCCCTCTCCAGCCCGAAGAAGGCCAGCCTGCCGATGATCAGCACGATTGGCGGTGTGGCCGGTCCGGTGCTGGTGTTCGTGGCGGCCTGCCTGGCTGCAGCGCCCTACCTGCTTCGTGGATGGGCGGTCCCGACCGCCACCGATATCGCGTACTCGTGGCTCTTCGCCGGGCTGATTTTCGGTTACAAGCATCCCGCCACCAAGTTCCTGCTGGCGCTTGCTGTCCTCGACGATCTCATCGGCATGGTCATCATCGCCATCTTCTACAGCTCCACAATCCAGATGGAGTGGATGACGCTCGTGGCGGCGGGAATGATGTTCTGCGGTGTTCTCCGCTGGTGGGTTGGCGTGAAGAGCTTCTGGCCGTATCTCCTGATCGGTGGAACGCTTTCCTGGTTCGGGCTCCTGTTCACCGGAGTCCATGCGGCTCTCGCGCTGGTTCCCATCATTCCGCTCATGCCCTCTGAGAAGCGGGATGTCGGTCTCTTCGAAGAAGAGGACATGCCGGAGGAGGCCTCCCCCGGGCACGCGGCACACCCGACGGATGCGCTGAACTCCTTCGAGCACACCTTCAAGCCGTATGTGGATGTGGGGCTGCTCACCTTCGGCCTCGTCAACGCGGGCGTTCCCTTCTCCGCATTCGGGCTGGAGACATGGATCACGCTGGCGGCCATCTTCATCGGGAAGACCATCGGCATCTTCCTGTTCACCGTGGTCGGCCGCCTTGCGCGGCTGAGCCTCCCGGCCGGGATGACCATGCGCGAGTGCTTCGTCATGGGCAATGTTGCCGCCATCGGGTTTACCGTGGCGCTCTTCGTCACCGATGTCGCCTTCCCGAAGGCCGCCGGAGCGGACGCCCATGCGGAAGGTGCCGGGCACGCGGCGGAAGTTCACGACGCGCCCGCGCACCGCGCACCGGGTCCGAGCACGCATCAGGAGCCGGTGGTCCCGCCCCCTCCGCCCGGCGCCTCCTACGAGGATCTGTCGGTTGCGCAGAAGAGCCTCGTCAAGGACAAGGTGAAGATGGGTGCGCTCCTCAGTTTCCTGGCGGGGGCCACTTCCATGCTGCTGGGGCGTCTGCTCGGGGTGCGAAAGATCTCCACCGATGCGGAACTCCGCGAGAGAATCCGGGAGCTGTCCGCGGCCTGACCGGGGCTACTGCGCGGCCCGAACGGCCACGCTTTCCAGGGGTCGGCCATCCGGGCCGGCCGGCCCCAGGTCTCTTCCATTCACTTCCAGACGAACGGCGCCGCCGTCCGCCACGCTCACCAGGAAGAGGCTGTCGGCCGTCCAGTGGCCCGACTCTCCCGCCCGGAGCGACTGCCTGCGCAGATAACCGGCGCCATCGAGAAGAACGGAGACCTCGACGGCGCGGACGGCATGGATCGCAAGTCGAACCCGGCCGGAGGGTGCCTCGGCCGAGGGCGAGGGCGGTGTCGGTTCGGCCTCCGCATGGGTCGGTTCGGCCACAGGCGTGTGCTCGATAGCGACTGCGCGCTCATTGGCCACGATCGGTTCTTCCACTTCCCGCGGAACCGTCTCCCGGTCGGTCGGGGCACCGACTTCCGCCTGCGATCGCTCCTCTACCGCGAGTGGCGCGTCCTCCGCGCTACCCCCGGAAAGCCAGCGCACTCCCGTCGCCACCACGGCCACGGCCAGAGCGACCGCGCCCAGGCGGACGCCCCAGCGGCCGACCACGCGAAGCGTCCCCAGGATTCGGTCCGGGTCCTGCAGCGCACGCTCCAGAATGCCCGGCACCGGTGCGGATCGCTCCTCGGCCCAGGTGGTTTCACCCGTCCCGCCTTCCGGCGAGAGCAGGCGCTCGTACATCCCGACGCCGTCCTCTTCCGAGAGGCCCAGCTCACGGCAGACGAGCCGCACGAAGCCGCGCACATAAGGGACCGACGGCAGGGGGTCGTGATCTCCGGCTTCCAGCGCCACGAGATTCGGCAGACGAATCCGCGTGCGCTCCTCCAGCTCCTCCAGCGACAAGCCCGCCGCCTGCCGACCCTCAGCCAGAAACCGCCCCAGTTCTTCCATAAGCCCTAGTACCTGCTTCGTACCCGATAAGTGATGACGGTCTCTCCGCCCGCGTCCACGGGGACCTCGAATACCATCGTTCGGGAATCCTCCCGGTCCGGATGGTGGCTCGACTCCAGCACCGTCCAGTCTCCGCCGGGATGTTCCTTGACGAGAATGGTGACCGCCCCTTCTTCCTTCTTCTTCCGGTTGCGGAGCTTGATCTCCACCCGGGTCTCACGAATGCGATTGCTGATTTGCTTCGACTCCAGTTCCTTTCTCTCGCCCACCAGATCGAAGGCGTCCCCCACCACCACCGAGATCTCCTCGTCGCGGGGGGTGTGGTCCAACCGATCCTCTCCCACGAACTCCAGCTGCCCGTCCGAGTCTTCCCGGTAGATGCGGAACTTCCCGCCGGGGAGCGGAATCCCCAGACCGTTGTCCAGAGTGTTCTCGAACTCCAGTCGCACCTGAATGCCGTCACCCGAACGGCGCGGCTCATAGACATACTTCTTCCGGACGGACACCTCGCGCCCGCCGAGCAGTTCGATCTGCTTCACTTCACGGTCCGCAAGGGTGGTGGCCCGCCCGAGTTCGTAGATGTGGTACTCGAAGAAGGACCGCTCTTCGAAGTCCGCGGCCTTGCCCATGAGCCTCAGCATCGGCTGCGCGGCAGGAGGCCCGGTCGCATCGCGCACCCGGTTCACTTCTCCCGCAACGACCTTCACCTTCGCGTCCGCATAGGCCGCCCCGGAGCGGTTCTCAACACTCACCCAGGCGGTCAGCTCCATCTTCTCGTCCTTCGCGTCCACGGCCGCGACATACTCCGCGTGCCATGAAATCCCCGAGGTCAGGTACGCGACCTCGATCTCGGCATTCCGCGGACCGTCGTTCTCCACGCGCCAGACCAGCGTGGGACGCGTGATGAGACCCTCCGGAATCTCCGGGAAGGTCATGTCCGCCACCTCGTCCGACGAGATGGCGACCACTCCGTCGGCGGTCTCCAGCACGATCGACCCGCTCGCTGTCTTGAGCACGCCTTCATGGAAACGGTCGTGGCGGGTCATCACCGTGATCGGCTGGTCCAGATAGCGCGCCAGGAGCTTCTCCCGGCTCACGAGGTCGTAGCGGAAGTTCTGCTCCAGGATGGTCAGGCCGCCGCCGTCCAGGCGCACGGAGGTCGGGTCGATGCGGGCGGCGACATCCACAAACGAGAACTCCCCTTCTCCCGAGGGAAGGTGCACGCTCCGCGACTCCTTCACCAGCGCAAGGTCATTGTTGTAGACGGTAACCCGAACCTCGGCGCGGGCGTGGGGCGCCATGAACGTGGCGGACAGAACCAGAACGAGAAGCACCGATCGGATCATGACATTTCTCTCCCCCCGGGGGCCTGTCGACAGATCCCGATGACACGGGCGCTACCCCAGGTCCGCCACCGCTCCGGCGACGCGTTCCAGATCCGCCTTCAGACTCCCCAGCTTTTCGCGTTCTCTCTCCACGATCTCAGGCTTCGCGCGAGAGACGAACTGCTCGTTGCCCAGCTTTCTCTCCGTCTGCAGGACCAGGTTCTCCAGCCGCCCCCTCTCTTTGCCGAGCCGGGCGCGTTCCACATCCAGGTCGATGAGTCCCTCCAGCGGGACGAACACCGTTCCGCCCGCGGCGAGCGCGCTTGCGGAACCGGCGGGCTTCTCCACATCCGGGCCCGCCTGAACGCCCTTTGCCCCGGCCAGAGCCATGATGCGCTGCTCCGACTCACAGAGTGCCGTGGCCACCGTCGCGTCGTCCGTTTTCACAAGAATCGAAACGACCGCGCTCGGCGGAAGGCTCATCCGGCTCCGGAGATTCCGTACCGCGCTCACGACATCCTGGATCGCCTCGAAGGCCCCCTCCGCCGCAAGGTTCCGGGCAGCCGGGTCCGCGGTCGGCCATGCGGACTGCATGAGAAGCCCCTTCGACCCGGGGAGGAAGCGGTGAATCTCCTCTGTCAGGAACGGCATGATCGGATGCAGGAGTGCGAGAACCGTGCGAAGCGCTTCCAGGAGCGTACCCCTTGCGCGCGCCGCGGACGCTTCGCCCGCCTCCCCCGCCAATCGCCCCTTCACGACCTCCAGGTACCAGTCGCAGTAGTCGTTCCACAGGAAGCGATAGAGTTCCTGACACGCGTCATGGAAGCGATACTCGGTGAGGGCGGCCGAAACTTCTTCCGTCACGCGCGCCAGCCGGGAGCGAATCCACTCATCTTCCAGATCCGTACCGGGTGCGGCCTCCCGCTTACCTTCCAGATTCCGGATCACGAACCGCGACGCATTCCAGATCTTGTTCGCGAACCGCTGTCCCAGTTCGAAGCGATTCTCCGAGAGTTTGACATCCTGCCCTTCCCGCCCGAGAACCATCAGCGAATACCGGACCGCATCCGCGCCGTATCGGTCGATCATCTCGATGGGATCGATCCCGTTGCCGAGGCTCTTCGACATGCGCCGCCCCTGCCCGTCGAGGACGGTCGGGTTGATGTAGCAGAGGTCGAAGGGGCAGCGGTCCTTCTCCGGCAGGTGATCCAGAAGCTCGTACCCGGCCATCACCATGCGCGCCACCCACAGGTAGATGATCTCCCGGGCGGTGCTCAGGAAGTGCGTGGGGTAAAACCGGGCCAGGTCGTCCGTGCGCTCCGGCCACCCCAGCGTGGCGAACGGCCAGAGCCACGACGACGCCCAGGTGTCGAGCACATCGGGATCCTGCCGGACGATGGGCTTACCGGTGCGCGGATGCGGGGACCCGACCTCCAGTTCGTCCACGGATGCGACCGGCTCTCCGTCTTCGTCGTACCAGACGGGGATTCGGTGCCCCCACCACAGCTGGCGGCTGATGCACCAGTCGCGCACATTCTCCAGCCAGTCGAGATAGACGCTGCTCCAACGATCCGGCTTGAACCGGAGCCGCCCCGTCTTCACCGCCGCGATGGCCGGCCGGGCCAGTTCCTCCATCCGCACGAACCACTGCTCGCTCACGAGCGGTTCGATGGCCGTGCGGGAACGGTCGCTGGTGGCGACATTGTGCTCGATCTCCCGGACTTCCCCCAGAAGCCCCGCCGCCGCGAGATCGCCGAGGACCGCTTCGCGCGCCTGCTCCCGGGACAGGCCTCGATACGGTCCGGCGGCTTCGCCCATCGTGCCGTCGCCTTCCAGGATATTGATGATGGGCAAACGGTGGCGGGCTCCGCGATCGTAATCCGCCGGGTCGTGCCCCGGCGTGACCTTGACCGCACCCGACCCGAATGCGGGGTCCACGCTTTCGTCCGCGATGACGGGGATCTCCCGGTCGAGAAGCGGCAGAACGAGCGTCTGCCCGACGAGATCCCTGTAGCGGTCGTCATCCGGATGCACCGCCACGCCGGTGTCCCCCAGCATCGTCTCCGGGCGGGTCGTGGCCACGGTGACGAACTCTCCGTCGCGCCCCTGGACGGGGTACCGGAGATCCCAGAGCTTTCCCGCACGCGGGACATGGAGGATTTCGTCATCGCTGACGGCGGTCTGGAGCACGCAGTCCCAGTTGACCAGCCGCGCGCCACGGTAGATGAGCCCCTTCTCCCAGAGACGCACGAAGGTCTCGCGCACCGCGTGCGACATGTCCTCGTCGAGTGTGAACTTGGTGCGGGACCAGTCGCAGGAGCACCCCAGTCGGCGAAGCTGCTGGAGAATGGTGTTCCCGTGCTTCTCCTTCCACTTCCAGATCTCCGCAAGGAAAGCGTCGCGCCCCATCTCCTCGCGAGTGACACCGGTTTCCCGGTAGATCGTCTTCTCGACGACCGCCTGCGTGGCAATCCCCGCGTGATCCGTGCCCGGAAGCCAGAGTGCCTCGTGCCCGAGCATACGACGGTGCCGAATGACAATGTCCTGAATGGTGTTGTTGAGCGCATGCCCCATGTGAAGAACACCGGTGACATTGGGCGGCGGCATCATGATGACAAACGGGGGCCGTGTGGAAGATGCATCCGCACCGAAGGCGCCGGACTCCTCCCAGCGCGTGTAGCAGGCATCTTCCACACGGGAAGCGTCGTAGGCCTTGTCCAGCGACGGAACGGGATTCGATGACATGGGCACTCCATCGAGTGTTGCGTGGGTGGTGCAGCGTACCACCGCCCCCCGGGACTCGCAAGACACGGACGGTGGATGGCGCGCGGGCTACTTCCCCTCTGCGCTCTCCAGCAACCCCTCGACCTGCGCACGCGCACCGGCATCCGTCGCGGGCAGAAGCCGGAGGGCGCGCCGCAGATCCTCCCGCGCGCCGTCGTGATCCCCTGCCGCAAGCCGAACCTCTCCGCGGGATGCGAGGTAGTACGGATCCTCCGGCATGCGACGCACCGCCTCCGTCAGGAGGTCGAGCGATTCCGGCACGCCCTCCGGCCGCTGCGCAAGGAGGAGCGCCAGGTTGTTCATGGCATCCGTATGCGAAGGGTTGACCGCCAGCGTCGCGCGATAGAGCGCGATCGCCTCCGCAACGACCCCGGCACCGGAGAGAAGGCTCCCCGCATCAAAGAGCTCGGCGGGATCTGCCGGGTCTCCTCCCGCTTCCCGCAAGAGAGCACTCCATGCATCGCGCCGCCCGGCCACGAGTTCAGCTTCGGCCCGTGTTCGCAGGAAGGCCGCGTTGTCCCGCGCTTCCCGCATGGACGACAGATCCTCCAGCGTGCGCACCGCCCCGTCCGCATCTCCGCCGCGGAGCGCCGCCGCCGCGCCTGCCCAGCGCGAGAGGAACGCCCCGGCATTGATCGCCGAAAGACGCGCCATTTCGTCGCGTGCGGCCCGTGCATCCGCCCCTCGCAACGACATCACCGAACCGGGTCGCCGCGGATCCACCGCCACGAGTTCCCCGGACGCGAGAAGCTCCCGATGCGCCGCGTGCGGCGTGTCGCGACGCAGAAACACCTCCGCGTGGTCATCCCAGTACGCCAGTCCCCATGCCGGATCCTCGCGAAGGACATCACCGATCCGGTCGTCCGTCTCCCCGCCTTTCCGGCGAATCATGGCGAACTGCACTTCGTAACGGTCCAGCACCTCGCGCCATCCGGGCACCGCCTGCAAGACGCGGTAGTACCCCTCTTTCCAGAACGACTCCGGATAGGCTTCCAGGCGGGCGTCTACGAAGACCGGCATTCGCTCCGGGCCGAATCGCCACAGAAGAGCGCTCGCCCAGAGGTCCGTGTTGAAGACGGGGCCTTGCAGGTGGTGGGTCTCAATGAAGTCCAGGGCGGCGGTCGGATAGTGCTTCGCGTCCTTTCCAAAGCCGAACGGGAACGGCGTTCCGTCCAGCGTGCGCGAA
Coding sequences:
- the argF gene encoding ornithine carbamoyltransferase, yielding MTPSLRGRHFLTLLDYTPGEIAHLLDLSASLKAEKAARKRPRRLDGMNIALLFEKPSTRTRCAFTVAAADEGAHPEYLGRGDIQIGKKESVKDTARVLGRMFDGIQFRGFRHETVEELARWAGVPVWNGLTDRFHPTQILADFLTVRENFDGRLDGIRFAYLGDGRNNMANSLMAGAARTGMDFRIGSPESLRPEEDLVARCRADASETGGRITLTDSVDEAVEGADVLYTDVWASMGEEDRIEERIHLLGDYRITEEMFEATGNANAIFLHCLPCFHDTATELASAFPGIQEATDGVFEGDRSRVFDQAENRMHTIKAVMVATLAG
- a CDS encoding Na+/H+ antiporter NhaA — encoded protein: MNAVAALNRPFSILREYSAFLIAGSVAAIAWANLDLTSYQTFLHRVWGHPMLFGREIGHHGFTFHFAVNDIFMAFFFGIATKEVVEAFLPGGPLSSPKKASLPMISTIGGVAGPVLVFVAACLAAAPYLLRGWAVPTATDIAYSWLFAGLIFGYKHPATKFLLALAVLDDLIGMVIIAIFYSSTIQMEWMTLVAAGMMFCGVLRWWVGVKSFWPYLLIGGTLSWFGLLFTGVHAALALVPIIPLMPSEKRDVGLFEEEDMPEEASPGHAAHPTDALNSFEHTFKPYVDVGLLTFGLVNAGVPFSAFGLETWITLAAIFIGKTIGIFLFTVVGRLARLSLPAGMTMRECFVMGNVAAIGFTVALFVTDVAFPKAAGADAHAEGAGHAAEVHDAPAHRAPGPSTHQEPVVPPPPPGASYEDLSVAQKSLVKDKVKMGALLSFLAGATSMLLGRLLGVRKISTDAELRERIRELSAA
- a CDS encoding valine--tRNA ligase yields the protein MSSNPVPSLDKAYDASRVEDACYTRWEESGAFGADASSTRPPFVIMMPPPNVTGVLHMGHALNNTIQDIVIRHRRMLGHEALWLPGTDHAGIATQAVVEKTIYRETGVTREEMGRDAFLAEIWKWKEKHGNTILQQLRRLGCSCDWSRTKFTLDEDMSHAVRETFVRLWEKGLIYRGARLVNWDCVLQTAVSDDEILHVPRAGKLWDLRYPVQGRDGEFVTVATTRPETMLGDTGVAVHPDDDRYRDLVGQTLVLPLLDREIPVIADESVDPAFGSGAVKVTPGHDPADYDRGARHRLPIINILEGDGTMGEAAGPYRGLSREQAREAVLGDLAAAGLLGEVREIEHNVATSDRSRTAIEPLVSEQWFVRMEELARPAIAAVKTGRLRFKPDRWSSVYLDWLENVRDWCISRQLWWGHRIPVWYDEDGEPVASVDELEVGSPHPRTGKPIVRQDPDVLDTWASSWLWPFATLGWPERTDDLARFYPTHFLSTAREIIYLWVARMVMAGYELLDHLPEKDRCPFDLCYINPTVLDGQGRRMSKSLGNGIDPIEMIDRYGADAVRYSLMVLGREGQDVKLSENRFELGQRFANKIWNASRFVIRNLEGKREAAPGTDLEDEWIRSRLARVTEEVSAALTEYRFHDACQELYRFLWNDYCDWYLEVVKGRLAGEAGEASAARARGTLLEALRTVLALLHPIMPFLTEEIHRFLPGSKGLLMQSAWPTADPAARNLAAEGAFEAIQDVVSAVRNLRSRMSLPPSAVVSILVKTDDATVATALCESEQRIMALAGAKGVQAGPDVEKPAGSASALAAGGTVFVPLEGLIDLDVERARLGKERGRLENLVLQTERKLGNEQFVSRAKPEIVEREREKLGSLKADLERVAGAVADLG
- a CDS encoding helix-turn-helix transcriptional regulator — its product is MEELGRFLAEGRQAAGLSLEELEERTRIRLPNLVALEAGDHDPLPSVPYVRGFVRLVCRELGLSEEDGVGMYERLLSPEGGTGETTWAEERSAPVPGILERALQDPDRILGTLRVVGRWGVRLGAVALAVAVVATGVRWLSGGSAEDAPLAVEERSQAEVGAPTDRETVPREVEEPIVANERAVAIEHTPVAEPTHAEAEPTPPSPSAEAPSGRVRLAIHAVRAVEVSVLLDGAGYLRRQSLRAGESGHWTADSLFLVSVADGGAVRLEVNGRDLGPAGPDGRPLESVAVRAAQ
- a CDS encoding DUF4139 domain-containing protein, giving the protein MIRSVLLVLVLSATFMAPHARAEVRVTVYNNDLALVKESRSVHLPSGEGEFSFVDVAARIDPTSVRLDGGGLTILEQNFRYDLVSREKLLARYLDQPITVMTRHDRFHEGVLKTASGSIVLETADGVVAISSDEVADMTFPEIPEGLITRPTLVWRVENDGPRNAEIEVAYLTSGISWHAEYVAAVDAKDEKMELTAWVSVENRSGAAYADAKVKVVAGEVNRVRDATGPPAAQPMLRLMGKAADFEERSFFEYHIYELGRATTLADREVKQIELLGGREVSVRKKYVYEPRRSGDGIQVRLEFENTLDNGLGIPLPGGKFRIYREDSDGQLEFVGEDRLDHTPRDEEISVVVGDAFDLVGERKELESKQISNRIRETRVEIKLRNRKKKEEGAVTILVKEHPGGDWTVLESSHHPDREDSRTMVFEVPVDAGGETVITYRVRSRY
- a CDS encoding arginine deiminase, which translates into the protein MSAPRVGSEIGRLRKVLVHKPGIELARLTPRNRESFLFEDILWVERARDEHDRFVELLRSRGAEVLHLRTLLEEVLEDEGLRREVVNRLVPPVVCGPRLSRYLRRHLRESSPADLVDVLLGGLLREDLKARGIDPLFADLISDRYDWVLPPLPNLFFMRDNASWIGDGLSLNVLASPARASESVLVRAIYRHHPLFADLDFPTWYGDEAADRFPATVEGGDILVLDEETVLIGCGERTAPAAVEILAHRLFDGSPVRNMIVAHFRRERAVMHLDTVLTMVDVNRFNFYPGILDGLEVYLLRPGRGGKLSVLRTDGLEKAIAACLPRDDTQFITSGKDGIDHIREQWDDGHNTLALEPGVVVSYARNRETNRRLRDAGVEVLELDASELCRGRGGSRCMTQPLLRDEVDWNR